One part of the Trueperaceae bacterium genome encodes these proteins:
- a CDS encoding metal ABC transporter ATP-binding protein, whose product MSDVPAPTTPTSRTEATPSARDAVAAPALEVTDLRVTRGEALVLDDVSFTLPRERFLAVIGPNGAGKSTLVQALLGLVRPDRGRVRVFGRAPRSEPRRIGYVPQLKTFDRTFPATALELVVSGARGRWPARTTPTERDAACAALERVGATRLRDRPLARLSGGELQRAFLARALVREPDLVILDEPATGVDFLAEHDLNHLLEAYQRDARATVLMVTHDLAAARHHASDVLVLNRARIGFGPPERALTRACLEQAYGHVGHDHDLALP is encoded by the coding sequence GTGAGCGACGTCCCCGCCCCCACCACCCCCACGTCCCGGACCGAGGCCACCCCCTCGGCCCGGGACGCGGTCGCGGCCCCCGCGCTCGAGGTGACGGACCTGCGCGTGACGCGCGGCGAGGCCCTCGTCCTCGACGACGTGTCGTTCACCCTCCCCCGCGAACGCTTCCTCGCCGTCATCGGCCCCAACGGCGCGGGGAAGTCCACCCTCGTCCAGGCGCTCCTCGGCCTCGTGCGGCCCGACCGAGGCCGCGTCCGCGTGTTCGGGCGCGCGCCCCGCAGCGAACCTCGCCGCATCGGCTACGTCCCGCAACTCAAGACGTTCGACCGGACCTTCCCCGCCACCGCCCTCGAGCTCGTCGTGTCCGGCGCGCGCGGGCGCTGGCCGGCCCGCACCACCCCCACCGAGCGCGACGCCGCCTGCGCCGCCCTCGAACGGGTCGGCGCCACCCGCCTTCGCGACCGCCCGCTCGCCCGCCTCTCGGGCGGCGAACTGCAGCGCGCCTTCCTCGCCCGTGCCCTCGTGCGCGAGCCGGATCTGGTGATCCTCGACGAGCCCGCCACCGGCGTCGACTTCCTCGCCGAGCACGACCTCAACCACCTGCTCGAGGCCTACCAACGCGACGCCCGCGCGACGGTGCTGATGGTGACGCACGACCTCGCGGCCGCCCGCCACCACGCCAGCGACGTGCTCGTCCTCAACCGCGCCCGCATCGGCTTCGGCCCCCCCGAGCGCGCCCTCACGCGCGCCTGCCTCGAGCAGGCCTACGGGCACGTCGGGCACGACCACGACCTGGCCCTGCCGTGA